In Crassostrea angulata isolate pt1a10 chromosome 6, ASM2561291v2, whole genome shotgun sequence, a genomic segment contains:
- the LOC128186532 gene encoding protein CBFA2T1-like isoform X5 → MTDFRDSRSSMPESPDVKSSIAYTSPPSMTSGTVTVPPTRDLARPHSGSSSLSVNGSHSPLSLMNGRTPSPSALVNSSMSQQLPPACGARQLSKLKRFLTTLQQFGSDISPDIGERVRTLVLGLVNSHLSIEEFHAKLQEATNFPLRPFVIPFLKANLPLLQRELLHCARMAKQSPQQYLAQNEHILFDASNSSSPESQDISVDINENGKRRSPDSRKENNFDISQDSLNPAKRHQTMSPRVSPNGVLNLNSGPIKLEDISLSRELRERERAERDRVDRDRSERGGDRHYQPFNNNYSRSDSFDPLERMDDDWRHVETMLNCIIGMVDKTKRALAVLQERSLRDREELSLWMRRHAEGMDVDMKKRSNDLMAHTLRQTEDRVSDVRRRAEEAVQEVKRQAMLELQKAVSAAEQKATEMVSAERIKMERSMSDSRKKIREEVMAQFNHQEESSERLHSGLQSCWNCGRKASETCSGCNVARYCGSFCQHKDWENHHHVCGKSQVSMPETRPDRASSTVHSSPQPKHSPGQTAEVTAPQSSLSPSGPATSSPKTASRSSTPPEKPVDVIG, encoded by the exons TGAATGGAAGCCACTCTCCGTTGTCGCTGATGAATGGCcggaccccctccccctctgCCCTGGTGAACTCCTCCATGAGTCAACAACTACCCCCAGCCTGTGGGGCCAGGCAGCTCTCCAAACTCAAACGATTCCTGACCACATTACAGCAGTTTGGCTCGGATATCTCGCCGGATATCGGTGAGCGAGTGCGGACACTGGTGCTTGGACTAGTG AACTCCCATTTGTCAATAGAAGAATTCCATGCAAAACTCCAAGAGGCAACAAACTTCCCCTTGAGACCATTTGTTATTCCATTTCTGAAG GCCAATTTGCCATTGTTACAGCGAGAGCTTCTTCACTGCGCGCGAATGGCCAAGCAGAGTCCTCAGCAGTACCTGGCCCAGAATGAACACATCCTGTTCGACGCATCGAACAGTTCATCGCCCGAGTCACAGGACATCTCCGTCGACATTAATGAAAACGGCAAAAGGCGATCCCCGGACAG cCGCAAGGAGAATAATTTTGACATCAGTCAAGATTCCCTGAATCCAGCCAAGCGACACCAGACGATGAGTCCGCGAGTCAGTCCTAACGGAGTGTTAAACCTCAACAGTGGACCAATCAAATTGGAGGACATCAGCTTGTCGCGGGAGCTGCGGGAGCGAGAGCGAGCAGAGAGGGACAGGGTTGACAGGGACCGGTCGGAGCGCGGGGGGGACAGGCACTACCAGCCCTTCAATAACA ATTACTCAAGATCTGATTCCTTTGATCCTCTGGAGAGAATGGATGACGACTGGAGACACGTAGAAACG ATGTTGAATTGTATCATTGGGATGGTGGACAAGACAAAGAGAGCCCTGGCCGTTCTCCAGGAGCGGAGTCTCCGGGACCGCGAGGAGCTGTCCCTGTGGATGCGCAGACACGCTGAGGGGATGGACGTTGATATGAAGAAGCGATCCAACGACCTGATGGCTCACACCCTCAGACAGACAGAGGACCGCGTCTCCGATGTCCGCAGGAGGGCAG AAGAAGCCGTTCAGGAAGTGAAGAGACAGGCAATGCTAGAGCTGCAGAAAGCTGTCTCAGCCGCTGAACAAAAGGCCACAGAAATGGTGTCTGCTGAGCGAATCAAGATGGAGCGCTCCATGTCAGACTCTCGGAAGAAAATTCGAGAGGAAGTAATGGCTCAGTTCAACCACCAGGAGGAATCCAGTGAG AGATTACACTCTGGTTTACAGAGTTGCTGGAACTGTGGTAGGAAGGCCAGTGAGACATGCAGTGGTTGTAATGTGGCACGGTACTGCGGATCCTTCTGCCAGCACAAGGATTGGGAGAACCACCACCATGTGTGTGGCAAGTCACAAGTGAGCATGCCCGAGACCCGACCGGACCGCGCTTCATCGACGGTGCACAGCTCGCCGCAGCCCAAACACAGCCCCGGTCAAACCGCGGAGGTCACTGCTCCACAGTCCTCCCTCAGCCCCAGTGGTCCAGCCACCTCATCCCCCAAGACGGCCTCCAGGTCAAGTACACCTCCAGAGAAACCTGTGGATGTGATAGGATAA
- the LOC128186543 gene encoding mitochondrial intermembrane space import and assembly protein 40-like, with amino-acid sequence MSYCREEGKDGKDRIVFVTKDEMSTPSEAMIAMDEEEVHDGPVGFVQPNGELNFGCPCVGGLHAGPCGYEMREFISCNFYNSKDKDDPRGHECDDKMYAMMQCIDKHEEYYKHKMSSDPEDEDDDPFAISDDQGEEEVSTSHIDVSSSIVTQNPTPDSTSS; translated from the exons atgTCGTACTGTCGAGAAGAAG GTAAAGATGGAAAGGATAGGATTGTTTTTGTCACCAAGGATGAGATGTCCACACCCAGTGAGGCGATGATAGCCATGGACGAAGAGGAAGTTCATGACGGACCCG TGGGTTTTGTGCAACCTAATGGTGAGCTGAACTTTGGCTGTCCATGTGTTGGGGGGCTTCACGCGGGGCCCTGTGGATACGAGATGCGGGAGTTCATTTCCTGCAACTTCTACAACTCCAAGGACAAGGACGACCCGCGCGGACACGAATGCGACGACAAAATGTACGCCATGATGCAGTGCATTGACAAACATGAGGAGTACTACAAACACAAGATGTCCAGCGACCCAGAGGATGAGGATGACGACCCCTTCGCTATCTCGGATGATCAGGGCGAGGAGGAGGTGTCTACCTCACACATTGACGTCAGCAGCAGTATCGTCACCCAGAACCCCACCCCAGACAGCACCAGCAGCTAG
- the LOC128186528 gene encoding uncharacterized protein LOC128186528 isoform X1, producing the protein MKTKSKNLSRKKCSLCKGDVCIHEHGEKMTDTLQAIPDMAEQTMDLLEKLLKERENNPEEILHLASRSDLFQVGMDAFCLTAAVGHIEGMRRFLEAGKSPNDACAADGSTPLMLATQNRHVEAMEILLSYGADTTYLNTDGNTALILAIRTGDAKVVNTLWSYREQVDINHRNREGLTILHSAVEKRWETCVKIILSCGADVNSITDNGCTPLMLAAQKGDVKVAGVLIDGGADILIEDYSHFTAICHGFESGETGDEFADFLFCRMSQRQREAYAKNRIERMKTTVNDSNFDDFFTDSLVVVFKYLSLLEPGRDILFREKLIPNMLSTLQKFTRHQEVVQSACALVVSCMFRYNATIDERFARQFVQAKGPEFCLRALKYHADSGKPDNDFMKSVFYPFVCINVCKLCHTWIEQNSQKIEPYVSLRDPIDLPSWQDEAQKEKGQLLWERFWNEFERLQINQRDVKMKELLDEEEREKERKVKKSERKKQKRLREKQKKAEKSPDGIIVEMENKSSKDDSKLSTKGNSISDVVTDKDSGDYYGVHEKCKQTENPASEITGVHRVMMAEKSQKTQGSKCSVPIAAMNKSANSKERDKNKTKTKRIAKEKDSWQHNQEFGTDIVLHKDTSKICSNENYTEDKTGSWTKVTGKKNQQKVDQVKYSKNSIKKNLTKANTCATNVHRFNISESRKWSDVLCQRQQETAVKENIIWNTQVKESAVPIHTDDFNEFPLLRASLSRKWEGVDVSESVKSESVEEHWDSDEYLTAMTNEHSEELPAWSEKIQNLSEAKSDVFWIETCEFERNVRKPMCENRTEDKQACLHPLASDNDSGPSFRTNDMFFTQQTCLENKVVNGLEKQSQMLKGSETPENKPNGTGQNISFKKSSIDIGISGLPSESAIGLVFLGTSETEPLHKETNILPLNEKQNSCPWFKAKGSAPTLKDVAFEFMQYDATRKSVKVNSPNEEENNQDILKSQLKTPVICHTNQNNVSFQTLESINPTSETEQNIDYQFLQRSGFNENKDQKCHGFGSVQEFSPFHLNENQSLNVGNVANFPGKNVDTTRFNFPPLQEILQGPSKKAKQADGADVPVGQVSFGVANNCVIDDNCRKITLKELEAELMKNPTQDLELPTGQSNYSSETHIDTDEPYKTKVAVIQPIGHERKSRPKETTKTEPIATRYPPSHSFAGNPMRSFVEGLESTGLTMILDQYIESKKPFIPSPLTKDKCDENTVSGNCRLGDSILRNALNINHEQEEFGFPEELRDGKDEDMCLFPGFHDSEERQPDEPRLTLNRHKMELIQFMQLHNYYRQYSNYPAASHTNYVHDFQYYASAMGLSKQDIQNIIRDEVPKMEVPQMVTENFQNEDENQVTNQAVHGNLEQPKSTFDDSERLCVSKPPLIESPQKELHEEKKVKAKSETMVCAEISSKHKLTETQLSTTVTNWTKKSSRWRSKLEEICKLPDRLRRRVGDIVLPTQTEKYKISYSDEGAVLGFLNDGSEVAVHIVDMRSRQLEKSFLQTLVSDHFVHFFLVRYKSFVIENGVCYLAMELHEYTLAEYIHMLRLNQGVDPLTVNRLTWQLLKGLTSLHENCGIPHGNIMPSNILVDTEGRVRLSEYGFTRDTSRQHQLMNNKPISEDRSCWTPTEVVTETEAYSLKSDIQVAGMLICYIMSGGHHAYGENGLEITVSIQANWPKITHHQNKEIVCLVSDMLTMPPKDRPEFPAILKHPYFWADEKKLRFVLIAGSDVLRDMKHGVPTSGAVSGRVTMIDILNTAEHDNILSDWTSHVEHAIMKEMRSFRQYKNQLVELVLFVYNCCLHFDKLPAIAREIMEEPTKYFLSKFPTLFMSVYKAIKASERREKVCYKPFF; encoded by the exons atgaaaacaaaatcaaagaattTGTCCAGAAAGAAGTGTTCGCTTTGTAAAGGCGACGTCTGTATCCACGAGCATGGAGAGAAAATGACGGACACACTGCAGGCGATTCCTGACATGGCGGAACAAACCATGGACTTGTTGGAAAAGCTTCTGAAGGAAAGGGAGAACAATCCAGAGGAAATTCTCCACTTAGCGTCCAGGAGCGACTTG TTTCAGGTCGGGATGGACGCCTTTTGTCTCACGGCTGCCGTTGGCCACATTGAGGGGATGCGGCGGTTCTTGGAGGCAGGAAAGAGTCCAAACGACGCGTGTGCAGCG GACGGCAGTACCCCACTGATGCTGGCCACACAGAACCGCCACGTGGAGGCCATGGAGATCCTCCTGTCTTACGGCGCCGATACCACCTACCTCAACACG GATGGAAACACGGCCCTGATTCTGGCGATAAGAACGGGGGATGCCAAGGTGGTGAACACGCTGTGGTCGTACAGGGAACAAGTGGACATCAACCACAGGAACAGG GAAGGCCTGACCATACTTCACTCGGCCGTGGAAAAGCGCTGGGAAACGTGTGTCAAGATCATCCTTAGTTGTGGTGCCGACGTCAACAGTATAACTGAC AATGGCTGCACACCCCTAATGCTGGCGGCCCAGAAGGGGGACGTCAAAGTGGCGGGCGTTTTGATTGATGGAGGAGCAGACATCTTGATAGAGGACTAT AGCCACTTCACCGCTATCTGCCATGGGTTTGAGAGCGGAGAGACCGGGGATGAGTTCGCCGACTTCCTTTTCTGTAGAATGTCTCAAAGACAAAGGGAGGCGTACGCCAAG AACCGCATCGAACGGATGAAGACCACGGTAAATGACAGTAACTTTGACGACTTCTTCACGGACAGTTTAGTTGTCGTGTTCAAATACCTGTCCTTACTGGAGCCGGGCCGAGACATCCTGTTCCGCGAGAAGCTCATCCCAAACATGCTCTCCACCCTTCAGAAGTTTACACGGCACCAAGAGGTCGTGCAGAGTGCGTGTGCACTTGTCGTTTCATGTATGTTTCGATACAATGCAACAATTGACGAAAGATTTGCCAGACAGTTTGTTCAAGCAAAGGGCCCAGAGTTTTGCTTACGGGCCCTGAAATATCACGCAGACTCTGGAAAGCCAGACAACGATTTCATGAAATCTGTTTTCTATCCCTTTGTTTGCATTAACGTTTGCAAACTTTGTCATACTTGGATAGAGCAGAATTCTCAGAAGATTGAACCTTATGTTTCCCTCCGAGATCCGATTGATCTCCCTAGTTGGCAGGACGAGGCTCAGAAGGAAAAGGGACAACTGCTTTGGGAAAGGTTTTGGAACGAGTTTGAACGTCTTCAAATAAATCAGAGAGATGTAAAGATGAAAGAATTATTAGAtgaagaagagagagagaaagaaagaaaagtaaAGAAGAGTGAACGAAAGAAACAAAAGCGGCTCAGAGAGAAACAGAAAAAGGCAGAAAAATCGCCAGATGGCATAATTGTGGAAATGGAAAATAAGAGTTCAAAGGATGACAGCAAATTAAGCACCAAAGGCAATAGCATATCGGATGTTGTCACAGACAAGGATTCTGGGGATTACTATGGAGTACATGAAAAGTGCAAGCAAACGGAGAATCCAGCAAGTGAAATCACGGGTGTTCATCGCGTGATGATGGCTGAGAAAAGCCAGAAGACACAGGGCAGCAAGTGCAGTGTCCCTATTGCGGCCATGAATAAATCTGCCAACAGCAAGGAGagagacaaaaataaaacgaaaacAAAACGAATAGCCAAAGAAAAGGATAGCTGGCAACACAATCAGGAATTTGGTACAGACATCGTACTACATAAAGATACCAGCAAAATTTGTAGTAACGAGAATTACACAGAAGACAAGACAGGGTCTTGGACAAAAGTAACTGGAAAAAAGAACCAACAAAAAGTGGATCAAGTAAAATACTCGAAGAATTCAATCAAGAAGAATTTGACCAAAGCCAACACTTGCGCCACTAACGTTCATAGATTCAATATCTCTGAATCTCGAAAATGGTCGGATGTACTTTGCCAACGTCAACAAGAAACGGCAGTAAAAGAGAACATTATATGGAATACACAAGTCAAAGAATCAGCGGTGCCTATCCATACCGACGACTTCAATGAATTTCCATTATTACGGGCCAGTTTATCAAGAAAATGGGAAGGTGTTGATGTTTCTGAATCGGTGAAATCTGAGTCAGTAGAGGAGCATTGGGACAGTGACGAGTATCTAACAGCAATGACCAATGAACACAGCGAAGAACTCCCAGCTTGGTCAGAAAAAATCCAGAATCTCTCTGAGGCTAAAAGTGacgtcttttggattgaaacaTGCGAGTTCGAAAGAAATGTCCGCAAACCAATGTGCGAGAACCGCACTGAAGACAAACAAGCATGCTTGCACCCCTTAGCCAGTGATAATGATTCTGGTCCGTCATTTAGAACTAATGATATGTTTTTCACCCAACAAACATGTTTGGAGAACAAAGTTGTTAACGGTTTGGAAAAGCAAAGCCAGATGCTTAAAGGCAGTGAAACTCCGGAAAACAAACCAAACGGCACTGGACAAAACATATCATTCAAAAAGAGTAGCATTGATATTGGGATATCTGGACTACCCTCAGAAAGCGCCATTGGGCTTGTATTTCTGGGAACATCTGAGACCGAGCCTTTGCATAAGGAGACCAACATTTTGCCTCTTAACGAGAAACAAAACTCCTGCCCATGGTTTAAAGCCAAAGGATCGGCTCCTACTTTGAAAGATGTTGCCTTCGAGTTTATGCAATATGATGCCACAAGAAAATCGGTCAAAGTAAACTCACCAAATGAGGAAGAAAACAATCAAGATATTTTGAAGTCACAGTTAAAAACTCCTGTGATTTGCCATACAAATCAAAACAATGTCTCATTTCAAACACTGGAAAGTATAAATCCTACTTCTGAAACGGAACAAAATATCGACTACCAGTTCTTGCAAAGATCTGGgttcaatgaaaataaagaccAAAAATGCCATGGTTTTGGTAGTGTTCAAGAATTTTCTCcatttcatttaaatgaaaaCCAATCTTTAAATGTTGGAAACGTCGCAAATTTCCCAGGCAAAAATGTTGACACAACAAGGTTTAACTTTCCGCCGCTGCAAGAAATTCTGCAGGGACCATCGAAAAAAGCAAAACAAGCTGATGGAGCTGATGTCCCAGTAGGGCAAGTTTCGTTTGGTGTAGCAAACAACTGTGTCATTGACGACAACTGTCGTAAAATTACTCTGAAGGAGCTGGAAGCAGAGTTGATGAAAAATCCAACTCAAGATTTGGAGTTACCAACTGGCCAATCGAACTACTCTTCTGAAACACATATAGATACAGATGAACCTTATAAAACAAAGGTAGCAGTTATTCAACCAATTGGTCATGAACGTAAAAGTCGACCAaaagaaacaacaaaaacagaacCAATCGCCACAAGATATCCACCTTCACACTCGTTCGCAGGAAATCCGATGAGGAGTTTCGTTGAAGGCTTGGAATCGACTGGACTAACAATGATTTTGGACCAATACATTGAATCCAAAAAACCATTTATTCCTAGCCCGTTAACAAAGGATAAATGTGACGAAAATACTGTTTCAGGAAACTGCCGTTTAGGAGACAGTATCTTGAGAAATGCCCTGAACATCAATCATGAACAGGAGGAGTTCGGATTTCCCGAGGAGTTGCGTGATGGAAAGGATGAGGACATGTGTTTGTTTCCGGGATTCCACGATTCTGAGGAACGGCAGCCCGATGAACCTCGTCTAACGCTCAACCGTCACAAAATGGAACTGATACAGTTCATGCAACTTCATAATTACTATCGCCAGTACAGCAATTACCCCGCTGCGTCACACACGAATTACGTCCACGATTTCCAATACTATGCCTCTGCGATGGGACTATCCAAGCAGGATATCCAAAACATAATTCGGGATGAAGTACCTAAAATGGAAGTACCTCAAATGGTTACagagaattttcaaaatgaagaCGAAAATCAAGTTACCAATCAAGCTGTGCATGGTAATCTTGAACAACCAAAATCTACCTTCGATGATTCTGAAAGGCTGTGTGTATCCAAACCCCCGCTTATTGAATCTCCCCAGAAGGAATTGCATGAAGAAAAAAAGGTCAAAGCAAAGAGCGAGACAATGGTTTGTGCCGAAATATCGTCGAAGCATAAACTGACCGAGACCCAGCTGTCAACGACGGTTACTAATTGGACGAAAAAAAGTTCTAGATGGAGGTCAAAGTTGGAGGAGATATGCAAGCTACCAGACCGCTTACGAAGGCGTGTTGGTGACATCGTTCTTCCCACACAGACTGAAAAGTACAAGATCTCCTACTC GGACGAGGGTGCCGTTCTTGGGTTTCTGAACGACGGATCCGAGGTAGCCGTCCACATTGTAGACATGAGAAGTCGTCAACTAGAAAAAAGCTTCCTTCAAACGCTAGTATCAGatcattttgttcatttttttctggTCAGATATAAG tCGTTTGTGATAGAGAATGGAGTATGTTACCTGGCAATGGAACTCCACGAGTACACACTAGCGGAGTACATCCACATGCTTCGGTTGAATCAGGGAGTGGACCCTCTTACTGTCAACAGACTAACCTGGCAGCTTCTTAAAGGCCTGACCTCTCTGCACGAGAACTGTGGAATCCCTCATGGAAATATCATG CCGTCCAATATCTTAGTGGACACAGAAGGCCGAGTCAGGCTGAGCGAGTACGGATTTACAAGAGACACGTCTAGGCAACATCAGCTGATGAATAACAAGCCCATATCAG AGGATCGCAGTTGTTGGACGCCTACAGAGGTCGTTACAGAGACTGAAGCTTATTCCCTGAAGTCTGACATTCAG GTTGCAGGTATGTTGATATGCTACATCATGTCTGGTGGGCATCATGCATACGGAGAAAACGGCTTGGAAATAACAGTTAGTATCCAAGCGAACTGGCCCAAAATTACACATcaccaaaacaaagaaattgtCTGTCTCGTGTCGGATATGTTGACCATGCCGCCCAAAGACAGACCGGAGTTTCCCGCAATTTTAAA GCACCCTTACTTTTGGGCCGATGAGAAGAAACTTCGATTCGTGTTGATTGCTGGATCAGACGTTCTCAGAGACATGAAACATGG AGTACCAACTTCTGGGGCTGTCAGTGGAAGAGTAACCATGATAGACATTCTGAACACTGCCGAGCACGACAACATCCTTAGTGACTGG ACTAGTCACGTGGAACACGCCATCATGAAAGAGATGCGGTCATTTAGACAGTACAAAAACCAGCTAGTGGAGCTAGTTCTGTTCGTTTACAACTGTTGTCTCCATTTCGATAAGCT CCCAGCTATAGCGCGAGAGATTATGGAGGAGCCCACCAAGTATTTTCTGTCCAAGTTCCCGACCCTCTTCATGTCCGTTTATAAGGCGATCAAAGCGAGCGAGCGTAGGGAAAAGGTCTGCTACAAACCCTTCTTCTAA
- the LOC128186532 gene encoding protein CBFA2T1-like isoform X6, translating to MPESPDVKSSIAYTSPPSMTSGTVTVPPTRDLARPHSGSSSLSVNGSHSPLSLMNGRTPSPSALVNSSMSQQLPPACGARQLSKLKRFLTTLQQFGSDISPDIGERVRTLVLGLVNSHLSIEEFHAKLQEATNFPLRPFVIPFLKANLPLLQRELLHCARMAKQSPQQYLAQNEHILFDASNSSSPESQDISVDINENGKRRSPDSRKENNFDISQDSLNPAKRHQTMSPRVSPNGVLNLNSGPIKLEDISLSRELRERERAERDRVDRDRSERGGDRHYQPFNNNYSRSDSFDPLERMDDDWRHVETMLNCIIGMVDKTKRALAVLQERSLRDREELSLWMRRHAEGMDVDMKKRSNDLMAHTLRQTEDRVSDVRRRAEEAVQEVKRQAMLELQKAVSAAEQKATEMVSAERIKMERSMSDSRKKIREEVMAQFNHQEESSERLHSGLQSCWNCGRKASETCSGCNVARYCGSFCQHKDWENHHHVCGKSQVSMPETRPDRASSTVHSSPQPKHSPGQTAEVTAPQSSLSPSGPATSSPKTASRSSTPPEKPVDVIG from the exons TGAATGGAAGCCACTCTCCGTTGTCGCTGATGAATGGCcggaccccctccccctctgCCCTGGTGAACTCCTCCATGAGTCAACAACTACCCCCAGCCTGTGGGGCCAGGCAGCTCTCCAAACTCAAACGATTCCTGACCACATTACAGCAGTTTGGCTCGGATATCTCGCCGGATATCGGTGAGCGAGTGCGGACACTGGTGCTTGGACTAGTG AACTCCCATTTGTCAATAGAAGAATTCCATGCAAAACTCCAAGAGGCAACAAACTTCCCCTTGAGACCATTTGTTATTCCATTTCTGAAG GCCAATTTGCCATTGTTACAGCGAGAGCTTCTTCACTGCGCGCGAATGGCCAAGCAGAGTCCTCAGCAGTACCTGGCCCAGAATGAACACATCCTGTTCGACGCATCGAACAGTTCATCGCCCGAGTCACAGGACATCTCCGTCGACATTAATGAAAACGGCAAAAGGCGATCCCCGGACAG cCGCAAGGAGAATAATTTTGACATCAGTCAAGATTCCCTGAATCCAGCCAAGCGACACCAGACGATGAGTCCGCGAGTCAGTCCTAACGGAGTGTTAAACCTCAACAGTGGACCAATCAAATTGGAGGACATCAGCTTGTCGCGGGAGCTGCGGGAGCGAGAGCGAGCAGAGAGGGACAGGGTTGACAGGGACCGGTCGGAGCGCGGGGGGGACAGGCACTACCAGCCCTTCAATAACA ATTACTCAAGATCTGATTCCTTTGATCCTCTGGAGAGAATGGATGACGACTGGAGACACGTAGAAACG ATGTTGAATTGTATCATTGGGATGGTGGACAAGACAAAGAGAGCCCTGGCCGTTCTCCAGGAGCGGAGTCTCCGGGACCGCGAGGAGCTGTCCCTGTGGATGCGCAGACACGCTGAGGGGATGGACGTTGATATGAAGAAGCGATCCAACGACCTGATGGCTCACACCCTCAGACAGACAGAGGACCGCGTCTCCGATGTCCGCAGGAGGGCAG AAGAAGCCGTTCAGGAAGTGAAGAGACAGGCAATGCTAGAGCTGCAGAAAGCTGTCTCAGCCGCTGAACAAAAGGCCACAGAAATGGTGTCTGCTGAGCGAATCAAGATGGAGCGCTCCATGTCAGACTCTCGGAAGAAAATTCGAGAGGAAGTAATGGCTCAGTTCAACCACCAGGAGGAATCCAGTGAG AGATTACACTCTGGTTTACAGAGTTGCTGGAACTGTGGTAGGAAGGCCAGTGAGACATGCAGTGGTTGTAATGTGGCACGGTACTGCGGATCCTTCTGCCAGCACAAGGATTGGGAGAACCACCACCATGTGTGTGGCAAGTCACAAGTGAGCATGCCCGAGACCCGACCGGACCGCGCTTCATCGACGGTGCACAGCTCGCCGCAGCCCAAACACAGCCCCGGTCAAACCGCGGAGGTCACTGCTCCACAGTCCTCCCTCAGCCCCAGTGGTCCAGCCACCTCATCCCCCAAGACGGCCTCCAGGTCAAGTACACCTCCAGAGAAACCTGTGGATGTGATAGGATAA